Below is a genomic region from Miscanthus floridulus cultivar M001 chromosome 1, ASM1932011v1, whole genome shotgun sequence.
AAGTGACCATTGAGGgctgaggggtatttatacctttccccttcctccccaacgtaTCTCTCATCTTCCAACCCGTTCAGTTTGACCAGAATATAGCAAAgtgctcttctctcctctctccATTTGTGACCTTGAGCTACCAAGCTTCTACATTGATTTCCTCATCAATTCTTGAGAAAAAAGgtcccaaactcgattagagagcagatcctttgattccccaactcaaaagagcatttggttcacgttttggccaacggttgtgtttattactcctagagctttgctcctagcccgctagagcatcgcccgtggagcttgtcaacttgtgtggcagccctggaaggtttgtaaccatctcttgaagctagtaaactcacccctcatcgcAAGAGTTGAGTCtattgacttgagaatgaggaagagttacaaagctctaagccttagtggctaacctcaacaacgtggacttaggcaagccttgatgGCGAGCTGAACTACGGGATAAATCATCGTATCACCTTATGCTTGATTTACAtcatttgcatttcatattgttgttgaggtgatttttagggtttgtggccgatctacttgtgtgtggtgttcctatcaCTTTTAGCTGTTGATCTGTGTTATATATACCTGCAGGAAGCTCAGTAATTTATCTGATTCAAGTTTCCATTCACAGTTTTTGAATTGTGCcacgaagttgtctgcaggtgcggcagtgccactaTTCTGGCTCAGCAGTGCCGTAGAGCGACAGTGCCGcaggttgaatttgatgaaagtttgagtgtttgttttaacaggcctattcaccccccctcgaGGTTAACTAGAGATCTTacacaacccttgtagagctagagcaagtttgcaattCGCTATTTAtgatactaatcaaattgctctagtgatcttgtagatttttaataggatattcacccccctctagccatattaggacctttcatggcCCCAACGACCCACGCGATGAACTGATTCTTCGACGACGGCTTCAGGAAGGTGGATGACGCAGGCTGCGCCATTGTCGTCGGCCCGAAGCGACAAGCTGGGCAAGGTTTACACCTAGGAGCTTGTTTGACCACGGTCACTGGGGGCGTCCCTTGGCCCCGGCCACCGGCCCCCGGGGCGCTAGCCACCGTAAGgtggtggctcggccatggccatggccagcaGTCAGCCCCGCTAGCTAGCCATGCCCGGCCAGATCCACTGGTTACGCCTCGCTAGCCGCGCCAGAGACGGCCCACACCGCCAGGAACGTAGCCACATGCAGCAAGCTGGCCATGGACCGGCCAGATCCAGCCTCCAGCCGGCCGTGCAGCTGCCGCCCGCCATTGTCGATGGACACCACGGGCAGCACCCAGTAGGCCGCAGCAGACCCCCGCGGGTGCAGGCACCCCGGTGTCGGGCAGCCGCCGCCCCTAGGCACGGGCATCCCGGCACCGTCGAGGAGATCCGGCCCGTGGAGACCCGATCCGGCAGGGCGGCCACCGACCGAAGCGGATCCGGGCATGGCAACTATAGATCAGGCCCCAGGGAGACCAGATCCGGTTGGCTGCCGCCGCGCTTCGCAAGAGAAGAAGGTGGaggggtggtggaggaggaggagcgccggggAAGGAGAGGAGGTGCACACGAGCCCCTTTTTTCGGGGCCGCCGCACGCCCGAGGGCAGCGACGGCGGCCTGAGGGGAGGCACGGAGGGGGGGCTGGGGCACTGACGACGGGGTCGCCCCGAGTCGGCCGAGGGGTGGGCGCTCGGGGGAAGGGGTGTGCGTTTTTTCTCAATTGACTTGTTTTTTCCTGACACCTGTGAAAACCTGTAACTTTGTATTGGTAACTGTGTATTCGTTAATGGGTTCATTCATATAACTTTCATGTATATTCTTTTATACAAAGTAGCAACAGTTCGTATTTCTAGGAATAATTTCCCTTTCTTGTAAATCCATTTCCTGTAAGGTCACGTATAGCTTCAGATTTGTAGCCTGCAATGCGTGGGTGATGTGGCCAGTGAATGAAAATGGAAAATTGTAGAGACCCCCAACCAAATTCAAGACAATCTAAACTCTAAAATGAACCATAGCTATCATTATTCATACAAATTACAAGGTAAAGTATTTTACTTTCCTTAAATCAATTGTAGAGACTAGGGAGGGCGAAGCAGAGCATTGTACACCTCAAATTGCCTGAATACCAAGCTGATGTGCTCTCTTTATGCCGATATGCTAGCGTTTTCACTAATCCTTCGGTTTCTGACTTACAGAAAATGCTGGCATCCATACTTGATTTTTCTAGGAGGTGTTGTGAACTAAAAAACAATTTAGCGAAAAATAAGATATACCCTATCAACTGACCAGCGGAACATGTCCAGTCCCTGCTGGCGGTCTTCACAAGCAAGCCGATGCATACACGCGTTATACATCGGCGCGATCTGGTCTAGTTTGCCAAGTGCGGTAAGGGTTGGGAGTTGAGATAGGGAGCCGTTGGAGAGCAGTTTCTTtctaatcttgccaaaaaaaatctAGATTAGGAGTGACTTTTGGAAACTCTTAAAGATGCTCTTAGAACTTGGAAGCATATGACACTGATAGTCAGGGTTCGGCCTACCGGTTCAGAACAAATCCCGGAGGAGACGATACAAATAAAAATCTTGAGAATCCCcaaaaaatatttaaaatttGTGGAATTTTGATTAAAAACTCGAGAATCTGAACAAATCTCATTTGACTGAAAAAATGAGATTAACTGGTATATATATTTACCTGAGGTCACCAATATATAGGATAGAAAATCGCGAAATTTTGGCCTGAAATTCCGAACACACAGCTAGCAGTTTATTATGCACCTCGGAGACAGACATGAAAATGTATCAACAGATAACTCACTAGTTGGAGCAATAAAATAAGCAAATTAATTAGTGCCATCCATAATGGAGACTTGGAGTTGGAGAGTGACCTCACCCTCCGCGCGCCCCAAATTAAACAGAGACCTGCTTGTCCTGATGTTACGTGTACTTGGGCCTTCATTTCGTTTGGCGGCGTTAATCGATTCTCTTCCAGCACACGAAAAGTGAAAAGTAGCGTACTCtccatgcatgcaatgcaacgACCGGTCTACCTCCAGCCTATCGATCCAGCTAGGGCGCGCGGCAACCGGCCGGCAAGGCTTGGGCCGGCAAGTCACCCGATGGAGTTTGGCAGCACACGACCTCGATCTGAACCATGCAATGCACTATGCATCACGTACGTACCCGTCTCCACTTCTCTCGATCATAGTCGATTGCTCAATTAAAACGCGCGCAACAAAGATCAGCAAACGTGAAAATTAAGGTAGGCACTACAGGCAGGGGCTCATCAAGACATCAAGCTAGCAGGGGCAACGGATTTTACTTTTGTTGCGATCCGTGTAAAACGTTATAAGAAATCTAAGCAGTTGAGCTACCTATATACTTATTTTGAGGGATTTTTCATGGTGGCAGAAGTGGCAATTTAGATTAAAATTTAATGGGTCACTAGCTTAGATTATCTATGATAATGGAAGGATCAGCAATTTACCATAATAGCACAGGTGGGTAAATTCAAAAAGGTTATGTCAATATTGGTTAGAGACGTACTACTGAATTGTGATGACTATATATTTCTGGGTTTTTATAAGAATTTCAAGAATTTATTTTTTCTACCGCGCCTTGTAACGAGGATTAATGTGGAGGCTTCGTTAGGACCTTCAATTTGTAATAGCTAGTGAGATATTATATAATTGGTGCTGCAATACATAGTTTGAAACATTGTAAACAGATGCATGATCGATTGCTTGCGTCGATTGTGCTGACTCTTGCACTACTGAACCGGCTGGCTTATGAAGTGCTTATAGTAGCAGATTGCATCATCATCGACACGTTGAATGCTATAATATTAGTATATGTTGCTTCCGGACGTTATAAGCCCCTGTTGCTTCCGGACATCGTCATACCGGGAAATTATATAAAGCATGGTTCAGTTCCTCACATACGCCTAACCGAATTATGAACTGTCACTGCCGTGGGGGGCCCTCATGCTCCAACTTTCATGGAGTGCACTGCAAAGAATCTGATGGACATGCTGACTTGTCCTGAGAACAAACGTACACAAACACTCGTGCACGTGCACTATCGGACGTACTCGCATCAACGGCAGCGGGCAAGCAAACAAACGTTAGAATTTTCGTCGTGAGAAATACCTGCAGGTGGACATGATTCAGGCACATTTATCTCCCTTTGCCATGCCTGAAGAATCTCAGGAATCCATGGGGCCTGCATGGGGGTATGCATGGCAAAGCATGCATGCACACTCCACTGCACATATCTGCTGCCAACCTAACTCTTCTTCACAAGCAACGCATCCCGCCTCATCGCGCGCGCCTATATATACGGTCGTTGGCATGCTGCTTACTCACCAAGTCACCATCCAATCCAACACCATCACCAAGCAGAGCAAGCCTAGCAACAAGTTCCCTGTGATCTTTGTATTTTTTCGGTGATCTTTGTTCACTTGAGAGTTCAAAGTCGAGGCCGCAAGACAGCGCGCGTGCGTAGCTCTGACAATGGCATCCAGCAGGAAGCTGGTGAAGCTTGTGTTCATGGTGCCTCTCCTCGCGATGCTCTTCATGTCCGGCACTCTTGAGGCTGCAGGAGCGAACAATGACGACACGGCTGACGGCACGAACCACTTGCACAGCCCTCGCGCCAATGGATCCGCCGCCGCTCCCAGGGGCAGGTCGCTGGCGTCGCCGTCGTCGCAGAGCGTGTTCAGCGTCGACCGCTACGGCGCCCGTGGCGATGGGAGCCACGACGACACGCAGGCGCTGGCCAGGGCGTGGAAGGCGGCGTGCGCCTCGCCGCGACCGGCCGTCGTGCTCGTCCCAGACAGCAGGCACTACCTGCTCAAACTTGTCACTCTCCAGGGCCCGTGCAAGTCCAGCGTTACTCTCACGGTCAAGGGAACGCTGGTGGCGTCGCCGAACAGGGCGGACTGGAGCGACAAGGACAGGAGGCACTGGATCGTGTTCCGAAGCGTCAACAAGCTTACCGTCAATGGCGGTGGCGCCATCGATGGCAATGGCGAGAAGTGGTGGCCACACTCgtgcaagatcaacaaggctCTGGTAAGTGTGGTGCCGACCCTTTGGTTTAGGGCCTatttggttccaaataagtcaactacttataagttaaaaagtaaaataagtgacttattttgtcaaacaccaccaacttataagtcacccctgcttataagttttaagttggtccacccctgcttaaaacttataagttaTCCTTTTCCacgtggggcccacacctttaatgagcttataagtcatctacaaccaaacaggcataacttataagtcactgattttcagtcacctgacttatggaaaccaaacagacccttattTATCTGAATATTTGTAAGCTTGTGCTTTACTAGGAAGTGTCTAACCTAGCAGAATTGGCTTCTCTTTTCTTCAGCCTTGCAAGGAAGCTCCAACGGCTTTGTCATTCCACTACTGCACCAATCTGAGAGTGGAGGATCTGAAAATTGTGAACAGCCAACAGATCCACATGTCAGTCGAGGATTGCACCAATGTGCTACTGGCGCGGTTGTCCATCACAGCGCCTGGCACGAGCCCTAACACCGACGGCATCCACATCACTCGGAGCAAGGATGTACGCGTCACAAACTGCAAGATCAAGACAGGTAAGTAGCTTGATGCGAATACTTATTCGTATCGTATACAACATATGCCACTATTGCATCTTCAAGCTTTCGGTGAACTCATCACCGCTGAATTTCGCAGGGGATGATTGCATGTCAATCGAGAACGGGACTCATAATCTTCATGTCTCCAAAGTTGTTTGTGGTCCTGGACATGGGATCAGTATAGGAAGCTTAGGAGATGACAACTCAAGAGCTGAAGTCTCTGGCATTACCATAGATTCCGTGCAACTATATGACACGACTAACGGAGCACGCATCAAAACATACCAGGGAGGAAGTGGATACGCCAAGGATATCACGTTCCAAAACATGGTCATGTATGATGTTAAGAACCCAATAATCATCGACCAGAACTACTGCGACAAGGCCAAGCCATGCGAAGCGCAAGGGTCGGCTGTCGAGGTCAGCAATGTCGTCTTCAAGAACATCAGAGGGACAACCACCACCAAGGATGCCATCAAGATGAACTGCAGCAAGAATGTCCCATGCCAAGACATTACCTTGCAAAACATCAACCTAAAAATGCAGCACGGCAAGGGCAATACACAAAGCACATGCCAGAATGCAAAATGGAGAAAATCCGGGACAGTTCTCCCACAGCCCTGCACTGACAAAAGCTAGGATGGGTTGGATTTGAGCAATTTGTAGCATGTAAATACGAGGGTATACACAAACTAGTCAAAAAATGGTGTGTAATTGTATTTGTTAATTGGTTTGTGCAACATTCTTCTAAATTCTTTTAAGCAAAGCTATAATTGATGCTTCATGGTAAACGCATTTGATATTGGGAGAATGAGATTTGAATGTACACACTAAATCAACCTGGTGGCCATACATAATTCGCTGATACTCTCATAAACTTTCGGACAAGCTAGGCagtctatatatattatattaacTTATGGATAAACACTAGCGGAGGTACATATTACACCATATGTAATTAACTTCTCCCGACCAAGTTCCTAGCATACTATAGAAAGAGACAATGGGTGCTAGTTCCACTCTTTAATATATTCAGCTCATTCTAGCAGTTGATGCCACATTTTCCGATATCAGGACCAGTGACCCTGGTGGTGAATGGATCGgatacatgtcaactattgggaagatcacttgtagtcttggtcatcaaagaagcaaaatagtgtagcactttcaaccgtcgaagcggagtacatttcggctggtagttggtgtgctcaattactttggatgaaggctactttgagtgactttggaatcaaattcaaacaagtgctaattgctatgtgacaatgagagtgctatcaagctcaccaacaatccagttcaacatgcaagaacaaagcacattgatgtctaccacctatttcattagagatcaccaacaaaaagggaacatttgcattgagagtgtgggacaccgatgatcaacttgtcgatatcttcaccaagccacttgattagaagaggttttgcaagctaagaatgaattgaacatacttgacttctcaaatatgtgttgatgcacctccactatatgacatgcctctccttcgagtaaagcaaggtaaaattgattgtcatgtcgttcatcctttgctaaggacttgtttagtgcatctagtcattcatatcatatcttaggctcattcatggaaatcaaatgaatttaatgcttgtatggtaccactattgtttgtaTGCTtgaaaatgatctagtggtagcatatgacatgtttgtgggcttgtg
It encodes:
- the LOC136479281 gene encoding polygalacturonase ADPG1-like encodes the protein MASSRKLVKLVFMVPLLAMLFMSGTLEAAGANNDDTADGTNHLHSPRANGSAAAPRGRSLASPSSQSVFSVDRYGARGDGSHDDTQALARAWKAACASPRPAVVLVPDSRHYLLKLVTLQGPCKSSVTLTVKGTLVASPNRADWSDKDRRHWIVFRSVNKLTVNGGGAIDGNGEKWWPHSCKINKALPCKEAPTALSFHYCTNLRVEDLKIVNSQQIHMSVEDCTNVLLARLSITAPGTSPNTDGIHITRSKDVRVTNCKIKTGDDCMSIENGTHNLHVSKVVCGPGHGISIGSLGDDNSRAEVSGITIDSVQLYDTTNGARIKTYQGGSGYAKDITFQNMVMYDVKNPIIIDQNYCDKAKPCEAQGSAVEVSNVVFKNIRGTTTTKDAIKMNCSKNVPCQDITLQNINLKMQHGKGNTQSTCQNAKWRKSGTVLPQPCTDKS